One Flagellimonas sp. CMM7 genomic region harbors:
- a CDS encoding 1-aminocyclopropane-1-carboxylate deaminase/D-cysteine desulfhydrase: MEINTIENQIFVVRDDLFPSLGGGNKGRKLDYIGRKLKEDGFNAVVTTGGIQSNHCRATAIFAAQNKLACTLVIHGDPDRFYAENGNAKLMRDAGVKIIFARTEEISDAMDSSMIDYQSLGLNPYYLKGGGHTLEGGTSYLDAVGELLENSNVVPDYFFLASGTGSTQAGIMAGLTKHKCDCNVIGVSVARKRLRAEEIVTKFYHELCENQKIEGPFDKEAVVLDDYLFGGYEKYNDDIEKVSQRSIMKYGFTLDTTYTAKAFFGMQDYIKKNDIKGHIFFWHTGGVLNYLAKK; the protein is encoded by the coding sequence ATGGAAATTAATACCATAGAAAATCAAATATTTGTGGTAAGAGATGATTTGTTTCCATCTTTAGGAGGTGGCAATAAGGGCAGAAAACTTGATTACATTGGACGCAAACTAAAAGAAGATGGTTTTAATGCAGTTGTCACTACTGGTGGAATTCAATCTAACCATTGTCGAGCAACGGCAATATTTGCTGCACAAAACAAACTTGCTTGTACCTTGGTAATTCACGGAGATCCGGACAGGTTTTATGCGGAAAATGGCAATGCAAAATTGATGAGGGATGCGGGTGTCAAAATTATTTTCGCAAGGACGGAGGAGATTTCCGATGCTATGGATTCATCAATGATTGATTACCAAAGTTTGGGGTTGAATCCTTATTACTTAAAAGGTGGGGGGCATACTTTAGAAGGTGGAACTTCTTATTTGGATGCAGTTGGTGAATTGTTAGAGAATAGCAATGTTGTTCCCGACTACTTTTTCCTGGCTTCAGGAACAGGTTCGACCCAAGCTGGAATTATGGCCGGATTGACGAAACATAAATGCGACTGTAATGTGATTGGAGTTTCAGTTGCTAGAAAACGTTTACGAGCAGAGGAAATCGTTACTAAATTTTATCATGAATTGTGCGAAAATCAAAAAATTGAAGGGCCTTTTGATAAAGAAGCGGTTGTTTTAGACGATTATTTATTCGGGGGATATGAAAAATATAATGATGATATTGAAAAAGTTTCCCAAAGATCTATAATGAAATACGGATTTACATTGGATACAACATATACAGCTAAAGCGTTTTTCGGAATGCAGGATTACATAAAAAAGAATGACATTAAAGGTCATATATTTTTCTGGCATACAGGAGGTGTACTTAATTATCTGGCAAAAAAATAA
- a CDS encoding sugar transferase, producing the protein MYSKYLKRTVDFTLSFMGLIVLSPVFIIIYIVLLFVNKGNPFFFQERPGKDAQVFKIVKFKTMIDRDRDAKGNLLTNEERLTSMGNFMRKSSLDEIPQLINVLKGDMSLVGPRPLRVHYLPYYSERESLRHNVRPGITGLAQVSGRNALGWEKKLELDVKYVERKSIMMDVRILFLTFSKLFHSDNQVNNEGLIPLDVYRKSQVSNKIQTS; encoded by the coding sequence ATGTACTCCAAATACTTAAAAAGAACTGTCGATTTTACTTTATCATTTATGGGACTTATTGTTTTGTCCCCTGTATTTATCATTATTTATATAGTTCTTTTGTTTGTAAACAAGGGGAATCCTTTTTTCTTTCAGGAAAGACCAGGAAAAGACGCTCAGGTTTTTAAAATTGTGAAATTTAAAACAATGATTGATAGAGACCGTGATGCTAAGGGGAATTTATTGACAAATGAAGAAAGGCTAACCAGTATGGGAAATTTTATGCGCAAATCTTCGCTAGATGAGATTCCCCAATTAATTAATGTTTTAAAAGGAGATATGAGTTTGGTTGGACCAAGACCACTGCGCGTTCACTATTTACCATATTATTCTGAGAGGGAGAGCTTAAGGCATAACGTGAGACCTGGCATTACCGGTTTGGCCCAAGTATCTGGAAGGAACGCCTTGGGTTGGGAAAAAAAATTGGAACTTGATGTAAAATATGTTGAGAGAAAATCAATTATGATGGATGTAAGAATCCTTTTCCTCACATTTTCGAAACTGTTTCATTCTGACAATCAGGTAAATAATGAAGGGTTGATACCACTCGATGTATACAGAAAAAGCCAAGTTTCAAACAAAATTCAAACCAGTTGA